The genomic stretch GAATGGATTCAGTGCGGCAGCCTGGACACGTACTAGAACTTGATCAGACTTAATTGATGGTATCGACATTTCATGGACAGTCGGAACTTCTCTGTAGCCATTGATACGGATAGCTTTCATACTTGAGCCTCTATCATGAAATCATAACGATTTTTTTAATATTCTGAGTTAAGAAAAACCTCACCTCTTTTACTCTAAAAAAACCAAAAATTTTATTAATCAGCGCACCACTTACGGCCTCTAACCTAAAGCCCTTGATGCCGATACAATGTTTTCGCTACGATAATCTCATCATCGGTAAACAACAAGAACGCACACATATGTTCGTACTCAAATTATTAGGAGATGGTGATGCAAAAAGAAGAAACGCAACCACCCAGAGACGATGCCAGACAAGGATGCAAATTGATTGGAATCGTCCTGGATCGAATTGGTGACAAATGGACGGTGATGACAGTGGCGGCGCTGTCTAACGGGCCCCTGCGCTTTAATGCATTGATGCGCAGCGTTTCCTCCGTATCACATCGAATGTTGACCCTAACGTTACGCGGGCTCGAACGTGACGGCATGGTGAAACGTACGATCTATCCCACCACATCCCCTAAAGTGGAGTACGAATTAACCGAAATGGGGTGTTCGCTGATCGAACCGCTACAAGCACTAGGGAAATGGGCAGCGGTACATGGCCCTCTGATCGAAAAAGCACAGGATCAATACGATAGAAAAGCGTTGGCCTTGAAAGCAGACCGTGAATCATCTCGAGCGTGCTGAACATTGCGCGAGTGCCACACTATGTACAAAAAGCAGTGCGCCATGGACTCCTTGACGCGCCTGCCGAATCGATCAGTTGCCGCCGCCTGGGTGGCAACCGCCCTAATCGCACAAGTCGTGATGCCCGAACGTCTACCAGATTTCGACCGCAAGAATCGGGGTGCACGCGCATTGCGAATACTTTTACTGTGAGGCTCCAAACATAGAGGGGGCCACCTTGGTTTCCGTATATTCAGCCCCTGCTTGGCCGCGCCAGTCAGTTTCTGGATTGCCCGGCATCAGCGGTGCAATTGCTGAGTCACTTTTTAGTTAACGAACGGCGGCGAAGGTCATCCATGAAATTATCCGATTATGTTCGGCTACTGGCTCTGGCGGCGATCTGGGGCGCCAGTTTTCTTTTCATGCGCCTCTCGGCGCCTGTTTTGGGGGCATTGCCGACGGCATTTTTTCGCGTGTCGTTGGGCGCCATCGGCTTGGCCGTCATACTCGTTTTTTTAAGAACCCACATTGACTTCAAAGGCAAGTTGAAGCCAATCATGATGCTGGGCCTTATCAATTCTGGCGTCCCATTCTTGATGTATAGCGTGGCTGCACTGTTGTTACCTGCCGGTTATTCAGCCATTTTCAATGCAACCACACCGTTGATGGGGGTGCTGATCGGTTGGTTGTTTTTCAGCGACTCGTTGACCCTGAAAAAGAGCGTCGGCGTGTTGATCGGTTTAATGGGCATCGCATTGCTGACCAGTACCGGCCCCGTCACACTTTCAATGAGTGTGGTCATGGGAGCGTTGTTGTGTTTAGTCGCCACCAGTTGCTACGGCGCAGCAGGGTTTCTGACTAAACAATGGGTGGCTGACAAAGGCGGGCTGGACGCGAAACTCGTCGCGTTTGGCAGCCAGATTGGCGCGACGCTGTTTCTCGCGCCGTTCTTCGCAATCTCAGCCGCTGTAAACCCACCGATAAGCTGGGGTAACCCGCAGGTTTGGATGGCCATGGCGGCACTGGGTTTTGTCTGTACCGCCTGCGCGTACATTCTGTATTTTCGCTTGATCGCCGATATCGGTCCGGTGCGTTCGCTGAGCGTGACCTTCCTCGTCCCCCCCTTCGGCGTATTGTGGGGCGTGATGTTCCTGGGCGAACATTTTTCGGTCGCACATTTGTACGGTGGTGGGCTTATTTGTTTAGCGGTGTGGTGCGTGCTCAGCAAGAGCACGCCGAAGGTAGCCTCCAAGGAAAATCCGGCTCCAGACTGATCCAACACGATCTCTCATCTAGCGGGGTGGAGATGTCGGCGATGGGGCGCGACTCAAACGCATTGCAATGTTGCCGTGTGAAGCAGGCAAGCGTAACGCCCTGAGCCATTTCGATAATGCTCTGGAGCACTCACTTTTTCGAGGTATTGCCCTGGCTCATCGACTGCCTAATAACACTCAACCAACTCAATTTCTTTGGTGTCTTCAGTCAACATCTGTCGCTTGATTGCCATGTAAACAGTCCTGTTTCAATTGTGGTTGCTTCGTCTCCAGCACTCGTTGACTTATTCGCGTTCATTGCTCAAA from Pseudomonas fluorescens encodes the following:
- a CDS encoding winged helix-turn-helix transcriptional regulator, coding for MQKEETQPPRDDARQGCKLIGIVLDRIGDKWTVMTVAALSNGPLRFNALMRSVSSVSHRMLTLTLRGLERDGMVKRTIYPTTSPKVEYELTEMGCSLIEPLQALGKWAAVHGPLIEKAQDQYDRKALALKADRESSRAC
- a CDS encoding DMT family transporter, whose protein sequence is MKLSDYVRLLALAAIWGASFLFMRLSAPVLGALPTAFFRVSLGAIGLAVILVFLRTHIDFKGKLKPIMMLGLINSGVPFLMYSVAALLLPAGYSAIFNATTPLMGVLIGWLFFSDSLTLKKSVGVLIGLMGIALLTSTGPVTLSMSVVMGALLCLVATSCYGAAGFLTKQWVADKGGLDAKLVAFGSQIGATLFLAPFFAISAAVNPPISWGNPQVWMAMAALGFVCTACAYILYFRLIADIGPVRSLSVTFLVPPFGVLWGVMFLGEHFSVAHLYGGGLICLAVWCVLSKSTPKVASKENPAPD